A region of Panicum virgatum strain AP13 chromosome 8N, P.virgatum_v5, whole genome shotgun sequence DNA encodes the following proteins:
- the LOC120686020 gene encoding hexose carrier protein HEX6-like, whose translation MHKQTGCRRPAHTKLQTMAHQSLTANGNSSQQLVNRVQRAWARSLTDRAHHQLWTMAVGLVDAAGSGGGDDRQYGGRITLFVVLSCVTAALGGAIFGYDLGTSGGVSSMGPFLREFFPDVYRRMHGDVRVSNYCKFDSQLLTLFTSSLYIAGLLTAMLLSSWFTARRGRRPSMIVGGVAFLAGAAVSGGAVNVYMAILGRALLGVGLGFANQAVLLYLSEMAPARFRGAFSNGFQLTLCLGSLAANVINYGADKLTGGWGWRLSLGLAGVPAAFFTLGAVFLPETPNSLVQQGADRGKVRALLQRIRGTDAVDAELDDIVAASGAGGDGLRLILSQPRYRPQLAIAVLMPAFTQLTGINAVGFYAPVLLRTVGMGESLALLSTIITVAIYTASTVVFMFAIDRFGRRTLLIAGSLQMLASELLIGAILAVELGDEGGMSRGYAAALFVLIGVYVAGYSWSWGPMTWLVPTEVFPLEIRSAGQSVTVASGFVFTIFVAQGFLAMLCRMRAWLFFFFAGWIVVMTGFVYLFLPETKGMPIEQVGKVWREHWFWGRVVGVDESQASDKL comes from the exons ATGCATAAACAAACAGGTTGCCGACGGCCGGCACATACAAAGCTCCAAACAATGGCGCATCAAAGCTTGACTGCAAATGGCAACAGCAGCCAGCAGCTGGTCAACAGAGTCCAAAGAGCATGGGCCCGAAGCCTCACTGACCGAGCTCACCACCAGCTGTGGACCATGGCCGTCGGTCTCGTCGATgctgccggcagcggcggcggcgatgatcGGCAGTACGGCGGGAGGATCACCTTGTTCGTGGTGCTGTCCTGTGTCACGGCGGCCTTGGGCGGCGCCATCTTCGGCTACGACCTCGGGACCTCAG GCGGCGTGTCATCCATGGGGCCGTTCCTCAGGGAGTTCTTCCCGGACGTGTACCGGCGGATGCACGGCGACGTGCGCGTCAGCAACTACTGCAAGTTCGACAGCCAGCTGTTGACGCTCTTCACCTCGTCGCTGTACATCGCCGGCCTGCTCACCGCGATGCTCCTCTCGTCGTGGTTCACGGCCAGGCGCGGGCGCCGGCCGTCCATGATCGTCGGCGGGGTGGCgttcctcgccggcgcggcggtcagcggcggcgccgtgaACGTATACATGGCCATCCTCGGCAGGGCGCTGCTCGGCGTCGGTCTTGGCTTCGCCAATCAG GCAGTGCTTTTGTACCTGTCTGAAATGGCCCCTGCACGATTCCGAGGAGCATTCAGCAACGGCTTCCAGCTCACCCTGTGTCTGGGATCTCTCGCCGCGAACGTCATCAACTACGGCGCCGACAAGCTCACCGGCGGCTGGGGCTGGAGGCTGTCGCTGGGCCTGGCCGGCGTCCCCGCCGCGTTCTTCACGCTGGGCGCCGTCTTCCTGCCGGAGACGCCCAACAGCCTCGTGCAGCAGGGCGCGGACCGCGGCAAGGTGCGAGCGCTGCTGCAGAGGATCAGAGGCaccgacgccgtcgacgccgaaCTCGACGACATcgtcgcggcgagcggcgccggcggcgatggcctcCGGCTGATCCTCTCGCAGCCAAGGTACCGGCCGCAGCTCGCGATCGCCGTGCTGATGCCGGCGTTCACGCAGCTCACCGGGATCAACGCCGTCGGGTTCTACGCGCCGGTGCTGCTCCGCACGGTCGGCATGGGCGAGAGCCTGGCCCTGCTCTCGACGATCATCACGGTGGCGATCTACACGGCGTCGACGGTGGTGTTCATGTTCGCCATCGACCGGTTCGGGCGGCGCACGCTGCTCATCGCCGGCAGCCTCCAGATGCTGGCCTCCGAGCTGCTGATCGGCGCCATCTTGGCGGTGGAGCTCGGCGACGAGGGCGGCATGAGCCGGGGCTACGCGGCGGCGCTGTTCGTGCTCATCGGCGTGTACGTGGCAGGCTACAGCTGGTCGTGGGGCCCCATGACGTGGCTGGTGCCCACCGAGGTGTTCCCGCTGGAGATCCGGTCGGCAGGCCAGAGCGTGACGGTGGCGTCCGGGTTCGTGTTCACCATCTTCGTCGCGCAGGGGTTCCTCGCCATGCTGTGCCGGATGAGGGcgtggctcttcttcttcttcgccggcTGGATCGTGGTGATGACGGGCTTCGTGTACCTGTTCTTGCCGGAGACGAAGGGGATGCCCATCGAGCAGGTCGGCAAGGTGTGGAGGGAGCACTGGTTCTGGGGGAGGGTTGTGGGTGTGGATGAATCGCAGGCAAGCGACAAGCTGTGA
- the LOC120686021 gene encoding uncharacterized protein LOC120686021, translated as MDPGRGGPGPSRDPPLHVRTPPWRRGAPSLPSPSVALVQARRSTECPTSPEPPGPQRGSWADLPADILGLVVGRFPRADDRARLRSACRAWRAAARAHGRPPPPLPLLVLSDFAFSCFCADGAMTGARSIPLPSREMAVDVRCVGAFQGWLAGVQLNKGRYFGDGRCFLMDAFSRDVVWLPPPSVATHSIDQYSRSLPIANGFGAVHCTVNAAQYVMSFCKVVLSSSPDPGSRCVVAAISVHRSAAKLALWRPGMTSWCVCHGGCISKFSDITLYQGKVYMFSKVTLNLSVFDISEDDSGLMVSRVERCVIKVPEVQGSYGQRWNMVEWHGKLLLIVTYLGAEGWHNICKIGVFEMDLSTNHFRLSEINSLDGDCIFISPCSSNSFHVCQYDGVEDDLIYFVDGGPGGLFPAKNGPPFHRFVYSMRDGTMAPFATEIPDASLQALDGSLMNPTWLFPSE; from the coding sequence ATGGATCCGGGCAGAGGAGGCCCAGGACCGAGTCGAGACCCACCCCTACACGTCCGCACCCCTCCCTGGCGCCGGGGCGCGCCTTCActgccgtcgccgtcggtgGCCTTGGTGCAGGCAAGGCGTTCGACGGAATGTCCCACGTCTCCTGAGCCTCCAGGGCCCCAGCGCGGATCGTGGGCGGACCTCCCGGCCGACATCCTCGGCCTCGTGGTCGGCCGCTTCCCCCGCGCCGACGACCGCGCCAGGCTGCGCTCCGcctgccgcgcgtggcgcgctgCGGCGCGCGCCCacgggcggccgccgccgccgctcccgctgcTCGTGCTCTCCGACTTCGCCTTCTCCTGCTTCTGCGCCGACGGGGCCATGACGGGCGCGCGGAGCATCCCGTTGCCCTCACGGGAGATGGCGGTGGACGTTCGCTGCGTCGGCGCCTTCCAAGGGTGGCTTGCCGGCGTGCAGCTCAATAAAGGTCGCTACTTTGGTGACGGCCGGTGCTTCTTGATGGACGCCTTCTCCCGGGATGTTGTCTGGCTTCCGCCACCTTCAGTAGCCACCCATTCCATTGACCAGTACAGCAGATCTCTCCCCATCGCCAATGGCTTCGGTGCGGTGCATTGCACAGTTAATGCCGCACAGTATGTGATGTCGTTCTGCAAGGTGGTCTTGTCCTCGTCACCCGACCCTGGCTCCAGGTGTGTTGTGGCTGCCATCTCTGTGCACAGGAGTGCTGCTAAGCTTGCTCTGTGGCGGCCTGGGATGACGTCGTGGTGCGTGTGCCATGGAGGCTGCATTAGTAAGTTCAGTGATATCACCTTGTACCAGGGGAAGGTATACATGTTCAGCAAGGTCACCTTGAACCTCTCTGTCTTTGACATCTCCGAAGATGACAGTGGCCTGATGGTTTCTCGAGTCGAGCGCTGTGTGATCAAAGTGCCTGAGGTCCAGGGTAGCTATGGACAGAGGTGGAACATGGTTGAGTGGCATGGGAAGCTGTTGCTGATTGTGACATACCTAGGTGCAGAAGGCTGGCACAACATTTGTAAGATTGGGGTATTTGAGATGGACTTGAGCACAAACCATTTCAGATTATCTGAGATTAACAGCTTGGATGGCGACTGCATTTTCATCAGCCCATGCAGCAGCAACTCATTCCATGTGTGTCAGTATGATGGAGTCGAAGATGATCTTATCTACTTCGTTGATGGTGGGCCTGGTGGCCTCTTCCCTGCTAAAAATGGACCCCCTTTTCATAGATTTGTGTACAGCATGAGGGATGGTACCATGGCACCATTTGCTACAGAAATACCAGATGCGAGCCTCCAGGCACTTGATGGCAGTCTGATGAATCCAACATGGCTTTTTCCTTCCGAATGA